The DNA window ttttgttatttataataattgttgtaatatacagtacagtacataattttacaaaaattttctTTAATCGTGCGGGCGTatcgcaaaaaaaaattgacgcgATAATTTACTTATTCGGTATTTATCAGAGTAAGAAGTTATTTGGAGTCTTGTATCTTTTACTCTAGGTACTCGTATTGTTGtaaataaatgatatttttCCAAAAATACATAGTGTGAAAGACTTTTATTATGACGTAATTTAAGTAAAACTTATAGTTATCTCTATTGAAACAGTTTTAACAAAAACAACACTACTGATCTAAGTACACTTTTTATTTGATATTCAAGTCAAAGGTAGAGGTTACTTTGACAtgaatatcaaaataaaaaaccggccaagtgcgagtcgtactcGCGAACCGAGGGTTTCGGTACCTTGGAAGGATCATCAACTTATGGataacactcaggcatgcagtacCTGTTTCTGACGATGattaccttcaccgttaaagcaagtgatatttaattgcttaaaacgcacataatgttacgaggtgcgtgcctgggatcgagtCATGAGTTGACATGCATAGGAGACTGAAGTTTTAAtcaataggctatcacagttggttatttttttaataaaaaaaacaaacaaaaacaaagcacGTTTCGAGATACATCTTACCGAATGCGTAGTGGCGCATACACTGAGAACCGTTCACACATTGTTTGTGTACCTACTCAGGTGACTTAGTGCATGCGCCACTACTTACTCGGTAAGATTTCAGAACGTACTCGGTAAGATTTCAGATTTATAATTCGTGCGAATTAACATGGCAAATGaagtttatgaatgcaaaaaatatatataggtataggtattttattgttatgtgGATGGatggatatttgttactcaatcacaccacaaaacggctgaacggatctGGATGAAATTAGGGCACAAAGATAGAGAAAACAAGATAGGGTTGTTTTCGGGCCGGGTGCCATGTTAATGCGCATGGGTAAGTATTTAACCTAAgcgcctgtcatgcaactggactttAGTAATGAGATAGTcggtttaataaataaaaagttagttTATTTCAGTCGTTTGTTCGAGCTGCGAGTAGAGCTCGGTGTCGGTGACGCTGCAGTTGTGGTTCTTGGCCAGGATGAGGCGGTCGGGGTCCAGGTGCAGCTCCTGCAGGATGCCGTACACCTGCGCGCGCAGCGCCGCCTCCATGTCGCGCTCCCGCCCCAGCACCCACATGCGATCTGCAACCAAAAACatgtactttttagggttccgtacctcaaaaggaacccttataggatcactttgttgtctgtttgtctgtccatatgtcaagaaaacctataggttagGTGACCCTATATAAGCTatcttcccgttgatctagaatcatgaaattttcgcacagcccccgcgctaacccggtgcgggcgaatgcgggtgtgcggggcgcccccccgcctcatacccagattgccatctcaacctgtcgtggactataggtaAACCAAAGAAATAACGTACCGGAATGTGCGACATTGAAGTTGGTGCAGGACCACAGTATAGCGAAGTTGTCGTAGTCGGTGAACAGCACGTTGTACTGGCCGGCGCCGGGCAGCAGGCGCCCGATGATGTACGGCATGCGGTTGTTGAGCTTGTAGCGGAACGAGGACGAGCCCTCGTGGCTCGGGATGCCGAGCCCGTGGCTCGTGCCGTGGCTGCCTGTCCTGCAAAGTAGGGTACGCTTTGCTTAAAAGATCTCCGTATCTACCTAATTGTCCTCATTGGTGAGGgaatttaatcagtacccttattataaatgcgaaagtttgtcgctttgtccttcaatcacgtcgcaaccgtgcaacggattgacgtgatttcttgcatgggtatatattaagacctggagagagacataggctactttttataccggaaaatcaaagggttaccacgggatttttaaaaaacccaattccacgcagacgaagtcacgggtctcagctagtatacaatattcaaaattctttgtaGGTGCGTAAACTGTAAAAGTAAATACTCGTTAGTGGAACACTCACCATCTGTTGACAGTGTTGACGGTGATGACCATATATCCTCGATCGTTGAGCAGCACGTCTAGTTCCGTGCAGCTCGCGGCTATCTCCATCAGGTGGAACGAGCGCTCCACTTCGTACCACGTGCCCGTCATC is part of the Maniola hyperantus chromosome 3, iAphHyp1.2, whole genome shotgun sequence genome and encodes:
- the LOC117996121 gene encoding apolipoprotein D-like, whose protein sequence is MGDFRVMGASQHFILLCTMFRVVINTGLGRCPIYPQLPDYDIRRMTGTWYEVERSFHLMEIAASCTELDVLLNDRGYMVITVNTVNRWTGSHGTSHGLGIPSHEGSSSFRYKLNNRMPYIIGRLLPGAGQYNVLFTDYDNFAILWSCTNFNVAHSDRMWVLGRERDMEAALRAQVYGILQELHLDPDRLILAKNHNCSVTDTELYSQLEQTTEIN